The genomic window CCCTTTGTATCGCAAGGTACACAGTTTTGGGCGCCTGGCGTCATTATACACTTATTCTGCCTCCTCCTACAGTGATCACAGGGCTTTTCTGCAGCTTGTGGCCTTGCGGAGATGTTTGGGGACGGCGTCGTGTTCGATGGTCCAACAGACGGAGCGAACTGTGGAGAATTAGCTGCGCTATTAgatttgttcaacaattctTGGTAATGTTGTAACAACATATCCAACGTCCCTTTATCCATACCGGAGCTGTTTTTATCTGTATTAGCACCATCATTGTTTTGTCGAGACTGAGACTGAGACTGCGGCTGCATGTTCCCTCTATTATTGCCGTTAGTTAAATTATTCAGGATGCCAGCGTAATCGTCATGGAAGTTCAACATGCTATGGTTATCGTTATTATGATTGCTATCCTTCTCCacattactattactattccCAGCGGCGGCTCCACCCGATACTTCGACATTCGTACTACCACTGCCgttattactattattactactgttgttgttgttgttgttattattattattattatgactattattattgttattatcaCTTTCGTTATTATCGTTATTCTTACTCACGTCGGTATTCTCTCCATCTACCTTGGCACCATCAGAATTGCTACCGCCATTACTATTCCCATTGTTACTGATATTCTTATCGATTCCGTCATTATTCGCACTGGTATGACTGCTGTTACTATTCGCTTTCGTCATCGGAGAAACCGATGCAGACGCCGAGCTCCCAGCATTCTTTCTCTCCTCATCTGCACCTTCGTTTATAGCCCTAGCGGCATGTTCGGAATTGCCAACTTCATTCCCATCCGTATTCCACAGAGAGTTGCTATCATTACTGGATTCGTGCCCACTCATCCctactgaaaaatttcttcaCAAAGACCAAAAACTCTCGCACAGTATTGTTCTTCACTTCGGAACCAGGAGATTGATTATCAACTTTCCACTAAACCACTCACTGAAATATCGCTgaaacacacacacaaatcACGTATATCCAACAACAGAACAATACTGCTACTCTATGATGTTCAGGTATACCAAGTAAGTAGTAGCACTAATTCACCTATCTGGAAAAACTCACAATATTCTCCTTACAAAACCTCTTCGCACTCCATTTCTTTATACCATTTTTAATGTTTATCTTTTCTCATCTCtttcattattatatttatcgatctgtgtgtgtgtgtaccAAAAATTTCTAAAAAATGtgtgttttctttggtgaCGCCGCCCGGGTAACCCCAAAACagagcaaaaaaaaactctCCCATTATACGTATCACGTGGTTCCTTTCTTATACGACGGATATTTCCGCCACTTCATGACAAAACGTTCAGGTTCAGGTTTAGgttcagattcagattcagattccTGTTCCGAGCTGCTACATCCGAAAACTCCCCAGAACGCCTCTTACCTCGGGAACCAGCTTACTGCCGTGCCCAAAACTATGGGTATCCTCTTTTcttaaaataaaacatcCCTTATGATACACATAGTAGTacatatagatatatatatactctctctcttttatatAGTGCGCTCTCGCTCTAATTTAATTAATTTAACCGCTAAGCGCCGAGGGGAATGAAGCGCTAGgagaatatatatttatcaCTATGCACGTGTGCACGTGACTCGATCAAGAAGACCAATGGAAAATGGGATCCGGGTAACGGAATTGTATCATGTGACCATTATTTTTAGCAtaatgtatgtatatacacacacatatatatatatacacacacgTAAGGACCTCCCCTACCCTACTCAATAGACGAACTGTTCTAGGTAAGCCTCGGCTGCAAATCTGGCTCTCGCGTTCAAGAATAACTTCATCTCGGAAATCTCCTTGTCCACTTCCTCCATGAACTCAATGATAAACTCGATCAGCTTCTCGGTAATCATGGTCTCGGTATGCTTGTTCGTAATCAAAAACGAGATGCTGTACCCTGGCACAGGCACACGTCTCAACACGTAGAAACTCTCAGCTCTCTGTTCCAAAAAGTTCGTGAACTTGTGCACCAAGATCTGCTCGATTTCGTCCGCCTGCTTGACCTTAATGCTCATACGTACAGAGTTCACACTAGGCTCAATGAGTACTTGTTCGTGCTCATTACGGGCAATGTGCATTGGTTGCAATAGCAATTCCGCGCTGGTGTTTTTCACCTCAACCTCTGGTCTGTTGTGTCTCTCAACCTCCTGTGATGAGAAGTTCGATAGATTCAATGCGGCTTGCAATGAGTAGCGCACTGCCGTTAGGTATGGACGTAAAGACTGAGACATTgcttttattttctttttttctatgtGTTTGAACGTTTGCTCACGATTCCACACGTTTCcttagtagtagtaatcACTCCAGTACTTGGTAATTTGCAGGCTGGTCCCAGGCTGTGTCTCTCTATAGCACCAGTTTCCTTCCTGTTTTACATGTTTTATAGGTTTTCCAAGGTTTTTCAAATAGGGTCAAAATCAGAGCTAGAGCTATGCTAAAGTAAGTAGAATATAGGATTTCTGGCAAGAGGAAAGCCGAAATGGGCGTGAAACGGGGCAAATAGTGGGCCATTGGAGCCAGTTATTGGCTGTGGATACGCTAGAGGTGGAATTAGGACACTTGGGGAGATGTGGCAGATCCAATGGGGTGTTTTGGGGGCCGTTTTTTGGCCTTTTAGGAACGCGATGGGTATTATTTTAAAGGTAGGGTAATGTTGGATACTTGAAGCATCGCTAATTCAAagagatgatgatggtgatgtgATGGATGAATGCGGtatgaaaagaacattGGTGCAGAATTGTAGATAAGTTTACAGGGGAAGGTGGCCAGGAGCTGTACGGGATTACaggtgtgtgtgtgtagTATATGAGTACTTCTTTCTAGATGGGTTGGAAAGAAGCAAAGGACCCTCAGGGACGGGTTTATTATTACAACGATGAGGGACAGACTACATGGGAAAAGCCCGAAGAGTTGTTCACTGCGTTTGAGAAGCGATTGTTGAGCCATGGGTGGAAATCAGCCTTGACTGAGGATGGGAAAGTATACTACTATAAGCCCTCTACTGGGGAAACGACTTGGGAGGCTCCAATCAAGGACGAAGTTGTGGCAGAAGAGGaacagaagcagcagcagcagcagcagcagcagcagcagcaggaACAGGAACAAAAAGACACACAAGATAGCGGCGAGGTTGCGAGCCACGAGTTTACCGGGACTTTGGACGATGGTGATGGCAAGTACAGCAATAACTCAAAGCTTTTAGTAGCGCGAAAAGCCAGCTCGAAGGAAGAAGCGGAAAAGGCTTTTCTCCAAATGCTAGCTGATTATCAGGTAGATTCTACATGGTCCTTCGACAGGATCATTAGCGAGATCGGGAGCAAAGACGCCAGGTACTGGATGGTAGACGATGACCCGCTCTGGAAACAAGCTATGTTTGATAAATTTCTATCTAATAGATCGGAATCGGAATTGATCAACGAACATAAACACTTGGAGAGATTCGAGCAAGCTTTTGTGGAAATGTTATCAAAACTACCGACGATTCATTATTATTCACGCTGGCCCACAATAAAAAGACAAATCATGAACGAACCGATCTACAAGCACTCTGTTGTCGCGGAGAAGCAAAAAAGACGTACCTTTTTGAGATACATTGCTCAGCTGCAGCAGGAGCATCAGGAACAAAATAACAAGGTGAGGAACGAAGCATTGAAGGAATTGACGCAGTATTTCGTTAGCATTTCGGATGATATCGAGCCTGTCAATGTACCCTGGAGCAAATTTGCTACAAAATATTTGTGGGGATCCCCAAGATTCGACTCCAATAAGAATTTCAAATCGTTGACCAAGGGCGATGTATTCCAAAAGTACACAACATTtgtggaagaaaagatgaCAGACTTAAAAGCACGCATAGAAGAACACCGCCGCCTGAATTATAGATCAGACAGGAAGGCTAGAGATGCGTTCAAAGAACTACTTAACGAACTATCCCCACCTATCAAATACAACACCACATGGAAGGATGTATATCCACTTGTAAAAGATGACCCCAGATTTACAGCAATGCTTGGGCGTAACGGGTCCTCGGCGTTGGACTTATTCCTAGACAAGGTGGAAGAATCCGAATTGGTCATGAGAGCTAAAAGCTCCGTGGCTAACCAAGTCTTGATTTCGAATAACCTAGATTTGGAAACTAGCAGCATGGAAGATATATCCACTGCACTAAAGCAAAGCGTTCACCTCAATGATCTCAGCTCAGAGGACATCACAAGTTTGATAAACAGATTGAAAGAATCCCACTACaggaagaagcaagaaGCACGGCGTAGAGAATTAGAACCCCAACTAGCTACTCGAGAGGccaaaatatttgaagacaAGCTCATAAATATTTTCTCAACCAAGGACCTGACACTCGGCCCTACATCTTCCTGGGACGATGTCCTAAACCAAATAAAGGATGACCCATCGTATCAAGTTTTGTCCCCAGACCTAGGGAAACTAATATTCGAGAATCTCGCCAACAAAGGGATCACCTCTAGGAAAAGGCATTTGGAAGCTCCAAAATCTATCACAGATCTCGATTATTGAGTTaatactatatatatatagtgcATAAGCGTGCTACGCATACGTAATgtaaagaaacaattttTTTAGACATGCACCACTTCTAGCTCTCGTTACTAATCAACGATGAAAGCATTAGCACACCTAGAAGCGCGAACTTGGCAATTTTGTTCTCCGAAATCCATATCGTCACGTAGCCTAGTTGAGGTAAATAGCCCTTTACAGTGCCAACAacatccttcttcttatttaGATAGTACTTCCCACGCGTGTACAAAGGAACATCATCCCCATGGTTATTGTCACCCTTAGTCAATAACAGCTGTTCTCCACTAGATTCATCTTGGTGTTGTTTTATCACACGGTGGACAATTGGAATAGACTTACCAGAAACCTCATACACCACAACATCTCCCACATTATTCACCTTATTCTTATTCCATAGGAACAGTATATCACCTCTCTGGAAAGCTGGCTCCATAGATCCTGAAAGAACAACCACAATGGGTGAATGGCAATCAGTAAACAATGATAAACCCATCCAAAACATAAATGAACTCGAAAGCACATATGCCAACGATAACAATCGGGTCAATTCTAGTCTCAAATTCATCGCTCTATCTAAATCCTTTCTTCAGTTCTATCtgattgatgatatatagGCTATGACAGGCCAAAACACTGTCTAGTCCACCTTATTCGTTCTCAAATACGTTCTTTATTTCTAACTTAACTTATAGACCAAGTTGGtgatcttttttctcttggaGTCTCTCCAtataaaaattaaaataaaggCATGGAGTTGTCAGCAAATTTAGACAACTACCCTTTACAAGTTTAGAAAAGGGAGAGCAGAATGTTTGGGTAAGTGATAGTTTGTCAATAGATATCAATTATCCATAATTCTAGAGTAGTGCAAATAATTCaatcaagaaagatgaGAGTTGCTGTTATTGGTGCTAATGGTAAAGTCGGTAGACTTGTGTGTGacaaattgaaaaagatcaagTATGGGCCTATTGCGTTTGTTCGGACTGAAGAACAATTGAATTATTTCAAGAACGATGTTGGCATTGAGGCTACCTTAACTAGTATTGAAGATGTTACTGTGGAAAAGCTcagtgaaaaattcaaggAGTTGAAAGTTGATGCCAGTGTGTTCTGTGCTGGAGCTGGAGGCAAGGGCATTGAAAGAATATTTACAGTTGATTTGGACGGGTGTTGCAAGGTTGCAGATGCATGTACACAATCTGGTGTTTCTAGATTAGTCGTTGTTTCTGCTATCAATGCAGAAAACCGCTCTTTTTGGTACGGTACCGCTCTACGTAACTACTATATTGCTAAAAAGGCAGCGGATCATTATGTTAGGGGAACCGATCTTGACTACACCATCTTGCAACCTGGAATGTTGGTTTTAGGGAAGGCTACTGGTAAGCTATGTACGTTGGACTTGTTGGAGACCAAGAAGGATGAACACTATGCCATCGACCGTGACGATGTTGCGGAAGTCATTGTTAAAATTCTCGAACACCCTAAGGGGACTATCCGCAAGACGATTCCTCTCGCCAACGGTGGATTGCCAATTGATGACTTCTTGAAAACATTGTATGATTGAATTTCGTGCTGGTTGGTGGTTAGCATGGCTTTCacgtttttcttcttctttttaaattttaTATGTGTGTAATGACTGTTAATAAGAACTTGTTATGGGACTCGTTGAAATCTTCGATCAACTGTTTAAACTGGTTCTGAGAATCAGTATCGGGGATTGGATGCTTGCTGGCAAAGGCTAACAGGGTATCATAATTGCTGAGCCAGCGCATCCACACTAGCCCGTGGAGCAGTGAATCGCAGAGATCgtcatttttgtttctttgcttaAAATCCATGTCGATACTGGTCCCTTTCGAAATCTCATAGAAGTTTATAGCCGTTTTATCACCAGGATAAGCCAAACACCTTTCCATGAATTGTGGATCCAAATCAAACATGAAAAACCGTCTTTGCTTCCCTGATATTTGGTCGAATACCAATGATCTACATAGAGCAATTCGCAGTTTTTTGGATAACAGGTTCGACCCTAAGGCCTTGGACTTTTGATTTGATCCACTCTTAGTCCCGGCTAGCAGCTGTTCAATTGGAAGTCCTGAACATGTAAAGTCTACCATCCGTTTTGGTAGAGACGGGAACAAATGCACCGGCAATGACTCTCGTATGATCTTGTTCTGTAGGTTGGAATACAATACGTACTCGAGAATCATAACTTTTAGAATATTTTCCAAGATACTAGAAGAAGACGCGCTTCTCGACCGTTGACGTTCAATAAGATACGCATTCGAATCAAATTTGACAAGCCAGTTCGCTAGATTCATTCCAAGCATCGCCATTACCTCAGGTCGCAGTGGTGGTGATATTTCGCCCTCGTTTAAATGAACGAAATCGCCTGCCAATTGCACCTTGTACATATCTTTCAATACCGGTCTTTTCATGCCTTTTCCCCAGTGGAACGTTGTGAATGCAAAATTGGATATTCCCAAGTCGATTCCCATCACTCTAAGTCCTGTTGGTGACTCTCGTAACCGCCACAGCGTGTTCAAATTGCCCATCTGTTCGTTTAATGCAGTTCttagttctttctttgtgCCGGTTTTGGCCGAGCCCAGCATCAGCCCCAGGCTTTTCAGCTCGCTACTTTTGATTGCATCAAAATACTTGTTTAGCAATGCCAATTTAGACTTATTCATCCCTACCCAATGTCACTCAATGCCTCCCTTCAAACTCTGCCATTTGTTATACTGAACTTCACTAACAATGTTTCAAACTATCTCTCTCTTAACGCGATGAGCTTTCCTTTAAAACACAGCAGGACTCCAAcggaaagaaaaaaagagcgaaagtagaaaaacaaaacaaaacaccaCATGGCAAGTACGAGACGTCAGCCATCTGCCATAGTTCCACTCGCCTCTTGCTTCTTGCGCTTTTTCTCCTATTTGTCACAAAATTTACTTGGCCTGTAATTGCGTCACTCCGCCCTCTTTACACACCATGCACACATGGAACTAATTTAAAAGCGTGAGCCGATACGACTGAAACGGGACCCCAGATGTCCATCTACAAGAGTGTGGTAAATGACCACGGCACATTCCGAGGCATGTATAGCTACTCTAATGACACGTTGGATGTAATTGAGACCCCCAGCTTTGAAAAACCAGGCAGGTCCTCGTTAAGGAAAATCTTATTCTGTCTTTCTCCTCGCTCCAgacaccaccaccaccaccgtCTATCCAGGTCTCCAGGAATCCACAGATTCAGAATTTGGCTCAACAATAAACCCATCCTAGCTTTTCCACAACTATCCACCGAAGACTCCAAGTCTACAGGCCAAGCGTCAGATAGTTTCCAGTACGAACCGTTCCGAACCGTGCAAGAACAAAGACAGTCTAAAAACAGCCACCTGTTTACATACAGCACCAGTTTAAGAAGCACGCTTCGACAATGGATTCATCAAAAGAAGGGCCCTGTCCTCAAACAACCGGCTTCCAGCAAGGACTCGCAGGATTCACAAAACGACCTAGATCATAAGAGCGACGGTTACTCTACGTCCACGTTAACTGATTACGATGACGACGCCAGCGAGGGCAAAATCAAACGTTCCAAGGGAAGTAAGTCCAACTTGAACTTGACGGACTTCTACTCGCCTAACGTCCTGTTTGACGGTCCGACGGCCATCATACAGTAGGTATGGCccatacatacatacatatatactCTATAACAGAATGAAAGAACGCTGGCCAACATTGTGTGACACGTGACCTACATTCCTCGGGACATGGAACGTTAAAGTAAGGAAAATTTTTGGAAACAGTGCGCAACGCATTGATTGGATCACAAGATGGATAGAGAAGCGAGCTATAAGAGTGCTATACGTGCCATTAGTTGGTTTTGGAGTGTTGCACAAGTGGGTAAATTTTTAGGTAATAGGTTTTactgtttctttggaagagaagaagagcaatTTTTGGGCAATAGTACAAGAATAATAGGCGATGGTGGAAGGAGTTGTGCGAGAAAGCGGGCTAAAGCCTGTTTCAATCTTGACAAATCGGTCTGATTCTAATGTGAGCCTGTCAAATGAGAAGGATAAAGATGAAGTTGGTGGCAGATGTGGGTTACCTGGG from Kluyveromyces marxianus DMKU3-1042 DNA, complete genome, chromosome 6 includes these protein-coding regions:
- the ARC19 gene encoding Arc19p, with the translated sequence MSIKVKQADEIEQILVHKFTNFLEQRAESFYVLRRVPVPGYSISFLITNKHTETMITEKLIEFIIEFMEEVDKEISEMKLFLNARARFAAEAYLEQFVY
- the PRP40 gene encoding snoRNA-splicing protein PRP40, producing the protein MGWKEAKDPQGRVYYYNDEGQTTWEKPEELFTAFEKRLLSHGWKSALTEDGKVYYYKPSTGETTWEAPIKDEVVAEEEQKQQQQQQQQQQQEQEQKDTQDSGEVASHEFTGTLDDGDGKYSNNSKLLVARKASSKEEAEKAFLQMLADYQVDSTWSFDRIISEIGSKDARYWMVDDDPLWKQAMFDKFLSNRSESELINEHKHLERFEQAFVEMLSKLPTIHYYSRWPTIKRQIMNEPIYKHSVVAEKQKRRTFLRYIAQLQQEHQEQNNKVRNEALKELTQYFVSISDDIEPVNVPWSKFATKYLWGSPRFDSNKNFKSLTKGDVFQKYTTFVEEKMTDLKARIEEHRRLNYRSDRKARDAFKELLNELSPPIKYNTTWKDVYPLVKDDPRFTAMLGRNGSSALDLFLDKVEESELVMRAKSSVANQVLISNNLDLETSSMEDISTALKQSVHLNDLSSEDITSLINRLKESHYRKKQEARRRELEPQLATREAKIFEDKLINIFSTKDLTLGPTSSWDDVLNQIKDDPSYQVLSPDLGKLIFENLANKGITSRKRHLEAPKSITDLDY
- the SEC11 gene encoding signal peptidase complex catalytic subunit SEC11; translated protein: MNLRLELTRLLSLAYVLSSSFMFWMGLSLFTDCHSPIVVVLSGSMEPAFQRGDILFLWNKNKVNNVGDVVVYEVSGKSIPIVHRVIKQHQDESSGEQLLLTKGDNNHGDDVPLYTRGKYYLNKKKDVVGTVKGYLPQLGYVTIWISENKIAKFALLGVLMLSSLISNES
- the CCE1 gene encoding cruciform cutting endonuclease, with the protein product MNKSKLALLNKYFDAIKSSELKSLGLMLGSAKTGTKKELRTALNEQMGNLNTLWRLRESPTGLRVMGIDLGISNFAFTTFHWGKGMKRPVLKDMYKVQLAGDFVHLNEGEISPPLRPEVMAMLGMNLANWLVKFDSNAYLIERQRSRSASSSSILENILKVMILEYVLYSNLQNKIIRESLPVHLFPSLPKRMVDFTCSGLPIEQLLAGTKSGSNQKSKALGSNLLSKKLRIALCRSLVFDQISGKQRRFFMFDLDPQFMERCLAYPGDKTAINFYEISKGTSIDMDFKQRNKNDDLCDSLLHGLVWMRWLSNYDTLLAFASKHPIPDTDSQNQFKQLIEDFNESHNKFLLTVITHI